Genomic segment of Calditrichota bacterium:
CACCCACGCGGCGTTGCTGCGTCAGGCTTTCGCCCATTGCGCAATATTCCTCACTGCTGCCTCCCGTAGGAGTCTGGGCCGTATCTCAGTCCCAGTGTGGCCGGACACCCTCTCAGGCCGGCTACCCATCGTCGCCTTGGTGAGCCGTTACCTCACCAACTAGCTAATGGGACGCAGGTCCATCCCGCGGCGCTATCCCGACGAATCGAGACAGCTTTGATCCCTGCGACATGCGCCGCAGGGACCTCATCCGGTATTAGCCCCCCGTTGGAGGGGTTATCCCAGTCCTCGGGGCAGGTTACCTACGTGTTACTCACCCGTCCGCCAGTGTACTCGGGATTCCGAAGATTCCCTTTCCCCTTGACTTGCATGTGTTAGGCACGCCGCCAGCGTTCGTCCTGAGCCAGGATCAAACTCTCCGTTGTAGAGTTCTTTCCTTTTTCGTCGCATGATTGAAGACCCACGAACGACAGGGCCATGCACGCTGTTGCCAAAGAACAAGCTCAAGTCTTTCGTCTTGAGCGAAGCTAATATACAAAACCAACCACTGTTTGTCAAGAGGTTTTTTTTCCGAAAATGAAAAATTTTTTGACTTGCTCCACCTTGCGGCGGTGCCTGCTCCTAGCCACCTGTCCCACGCTTGGCTGCCGCCCCCACAAACCCCCAAAGTGGTCAGCACCCCGCGCGTCCGGAAGCGGACCAGCCTTTACCCTCGACAACGACCTGCCACCGGGTGCGGGAGCCTGACCGGTGATCCTGTACCAAAATGATTCTTGTTTTCCACCGCGCACTTTGCTATCTTTTCGCCCAACGGGAGCCATGCGTGACACCGGCGAAGGCAGAGCCTTCCCAGGGACAAGAACACCTTCGGCCGTTTTCGAGCAGTATGCAGCGCGCAAGTTTTTGAGAAAAAAGACGATGCTCACCGTGCGGATCATCCCCTGCCTGGACGTGGAAGATGGGCAGGTGGTGAAAGGAATCAAATTCAAGCAGTTACGCCGGGCCGGCGACCCGTTGGAGCTGGCCATGATGTACGAAGAACAGGGCGCGGACGAAATCATCTTGCTGGACGTCGCTGCCAGCTACCAGAGTCGGCGCACGATGGTCAACGTGGTGGAACGCGTCTCGGACTCGGTGTTCGTGCCGCTTACGGTCGGGGGCGGCATCCGCACCATTACAGACATGCGGGACATTCTGAATGCGGGGGGCGACAAAGTGGCCATCTGCACGTCCGCCTTGGAGAGACCGGAGCTCATCAACGAAGGCGCAGCGCGATTTGGCTCCCAGTGTATCGTCGTGTCCATCGACGCAAAACGCGTGGGGCGAGGCTGGCACGCCTTTGCCAAAGGGGGGAGGGTCGACACGGGCATCGATGCGTTGGCGTGGGCGCAGGAGGCAGAAAGGCGCGGCGCCGGGGAGATTTTGCTCAATTCCATCGACAGGGATGGCACGCGCCTCGGGTATGACGTGCAGCTGACGCGGCAAGTGGCTGATGCTGTGTCCATCCCTGTTATCGCCTCAGGAGGGGCGGGCTCGTTGGAACAGGTTTACGAGGCCGTCGCGGAAGGACATGCAGATGCGGTGCTCGTTGCCTCGCTCCTCCACTACCAGGAGTTCACCATTGCGGATATCAAGCAGTATCTGAAAGCGCGAGGTGTGCCCATTCGATGATCATCCCGTCTATTGACCTCAGTGACGGAAAGGCTGTGCAGCTCCGTCAAGGACGAGAAAAGGCGTTGGAACGCGATGATCCGATTGCCTTGGCCAGGGAGTTTGACCGCTATGGGGAGGTGGCGGTCATCGACCTGGACGCTGCCTTTGGCACAGGCGACAACGAACCACTCGTGCGGCAACTTTGCGCCGTGGCCGACTGTCGAGTGGGGGGCGGCGTGCGCTCCGTCGAAAAGGCGGTGCGCACCATTGGCGCGGGGGCGGGGAAAGTCATCGTGGGCACCAGGGCCTTCACGTCCACTGGGGTTGATGAGGCCTTCTTGCGGGAGCTCGCTCATGCCGTGGGGAGGGAGAAGGTCATTGTCGCCATCGACGCCTACAAGGGCGAGGTGGTCACCAAAGGTTGGCGCCACCGTACCGGGCTGAGCGTGGTAGAGGTCATCGAGCCGCTGCAGGCATACGCAGGGGAACTCCTGTTCACCTGCGTGGAGCACGAAGGCCTCATGCAAGGCACCGATTTCGATCTCATACGTGAGGTTGTGGGAAGGGCGCACATACCGGTTACCGTCGCCGGCGGCATTGCCTCGCCCGATGAAGTGGCCCGCATCTCGACTTTGAACGCGCACGTACAGTTGGGCATGGCCATTTACACAGGCACCATGAGCCTGCCTGTGGCTTTCAGCGCGGCGGTGAATTGGAGCTCAGGGCTGGTGCCCACCATTGCCTGCGACCAGTCCGGACAAGTACTGATGCTCGCTTACAGCAGTCGTGAATCTCTGGAGCGCACCTTCGCGACCGGCAATGCCTGCTACTTTTCTCGTTCCCGGCAGGAGATCTGGATGAAAGGGGAGAGTTCCGGCAACGTGCAGCGCCTCCTGCGTGCGCGGATGGACTGCGACCGTGACGCGTTGCTCTTCACCGTGGCGCAGCACGCTGTGGCCTGTCATACCGGCAACTACAGCTGTTTTGGCGGGCGGCGCTTTTCGCTGGAGGAGCTCCAGGAAGTGGTCTTGAGTAGATTGGCGAATCCGATGCCGGGCTCGTACACGGCTGGCCTCTCTGACGCCGAAGTGCGGGCAAAACTGCTCGAGGAGGTCGGCGAGGTCGTCGACGCCGAGACGCGCGACGAGATCGTCTGGGAGGCAGCAGATGTGCTCTACTTCCTGACGGTGCTGTTGGCCAGGGAAAAGGTATCGCTGGAAGAGGTGTTCCGGGAGCTTCGACGGCGGCGTTTTTCCGGTCGGCGTCCGGCAAAGAGGGATAAGGGAAATTGATGCGCATCGTGCACGCAGAGCAGCTTGGCGAGAGCTTCTATCAGCGCCCTTGTGGGCCAGTGCAAGACGTGCGGCCCCTGCTTGAGGAAGTGAGGCTCCACGGCGACACTGCCGTGCGTGCCTTGACCCTCCGTTATGACGGGGTTCAGCTGGAGAGCTTTCGTGTGGAGAAAGAGGAGATCCGAAGGGCATTTTCCCAGGTGCCCGAGGGCCTGGTGGAAGCCATAAGGCGGTGCATAGAGCGGCTGCGCCTTTTCTGCGAGCGGCAGCTGGCAGACTACCAGAACTTTGACATAGAAGTCGAGCCGGGCCTCTTCGTTGGGCAACGCGTCGTGCCCATCGAGAGGGTGGGTGTCTATGCGCCGGGTGGGCGCTTCCCACTTATCTCGTCGGTGTACATGGGCGTTGTGCCGGCGCGTGTGGCTGGTGTCAGAGAGGTGGTTGTCTGCTCGCCGCCGACCTACCGAGGGTCAGTGCATCCGGCCCTGCTGGTGGCCGCCGACTTGGCCGGGGCTGACGAGGTCTATCGCATTGGCGGCGTCCAGGCAATAGCCGCACTTGCCTACGGGACGGAGAGTGTGCGCGCCGTGCACAAAATCGTGGGTCCGGGGAACGCCTTTGTGACGGCTGCCAAACGGGAGGTGTACGGGCAGGTGGGGATCGACTTTGTCGCTGGCCCGAGCGAGGTGCTGATCATTGCGGATGAGGAGGCGGATGCGGAAATCGTGGCGGCGGACCTCTTGGCCCAGGCCGAGCACGATCCAGACGCATCCCCGGTGCTGGTGACGACCAGCGCACGCTTGGCCGAACGGGTGCGCACAGAGGTGGCGCACCAGGTGGCAAGCTTGACCACCGCTGCCGTGGCGAAAGCCGCTGTAGAACGCAATGGGCTCATTGTACTTGCCCGTTCTCCGGAGGAGGCGATTGCCATTGCCAACCGCCGTGCTCCTGAGCACCTGGAACTGCAGGTGAGGGATGTGGAGCCTTACGTGGCCGGCCTGCGCAACTTTGGCTCGCTGTTCGTGGGCGCCGGAGCCGCCGAAGCGTTGGGCGACTATAGTAGTGGCCTCAACCACGTCTTGCCCACCAACGGCGCGGCGCGATACACCGGGGGACTCGGCGTGCGCGATTTTGTCAAGGTGCAGACCGTCCTCAAGGTGGAAGGGAACCCGCCGAGCGGCCCCATCGAGGACGGGGTGCAGCTGGCGCAGGCCGAGGGTCTTGAGGCACACGCCAGGTCCCTGCAGGTGCGAGGGAGGTAGTGCGCCTCGTTTGCATTTGCCTTTGTCGATACGCAAAGGCAAAGGGGAAGGGCTCGCTGCCAAGGGGCGATCGCAGTCCTTCAGGAGGGGCATGCGGCCAAGGGGACGCGGGTAAGCAACCTCCCGGAAGTTCGAGATGAACCCTCTAACCGCTGGAGGGGGAGAGGGTAACCTTATGGATCTTGCCGCAGGTCTCCTGCAGGACGCATTGCCGGGCAAATGTCGTCAGCGAGCGTCTCGGTGGTTCAGGACACTCGCGCGGTATCCCGCGTATGAACCCTGTGAATCTTCCTTGCTATTCCCGCTTGGATAACTGACGTGAACTGCCCTCGAGCAATCGCTACCGACTTCCGGTAGAGCCATATCCTGTTTTCCATCAACCTACCCTGCCGCACGAGCGCTGCTCGGTTTGGCAGCTCTTGCCGGGTTTTTGGTCGCTGGTGAAAGCCAATGGAAGGCTTTTTGCGGTCATCGCACCGCCTGCAATGTCCACGCAACTTGCGGGCGAGACCCCATCCATTTGCTACGGTGCGCATGCAGGTTGTGCATCTCCCCACGAGAGGCGGTCTGCCAGCGACGCCGGGTCTGCCTCTGTTAGGCTAAGCTGTCGTGCAGATCCACCCCTCTCCGCCTCCCTGGTTTCACCCCTGCGGGCAGAAACGTGGGGCTTGGCCTCGGACTCGTGAGGGGGCGTGTGCTTGGGATAGGGTCCAAACCTCGGGTGGCACGAAAAATTCTGGTTCGGCGCGATTTTTCTCTTGACAAATTGCGTCGAGGTGGTTATATTACGCCATGAAATCGGTTTCACAGCAGGCAGCAGCACGTTTTGCGGTTGCCTGGGGCGGCCGCAGGAACCGGTTACATAGACCCTGCATGTATTAGCCGGCAGAGGGCGCGATGAGCAACCGGCCAACCATTAGGACTGTTGCCGCACGAGCCGGGGTTTCCCCTGCCACCGTCTCGCGGGTGCTTAATGACAGCGCGCCGGTGAGCGACGAGACCCGTGAGCGTGTGCTAAGGGCTGCCCGTGAGCTGGACTTTACCCCGAACCTCATCGCCCGGGCCCTCACCGTAAAGAAGACCTTCCTTCTGGGTGTCATCCTCCCCGATCTATCTGGCGAATTCTTCACCGAACTCTTGCAAGGCATCGATGAGATTGCCTACAGCAAGGGTTACCATATCATCGTCTCCTGTTCCCACAGCCACCGCAATGAGATCCACACCCTGGCCAAGTTGATGAGCGAAGGGCGCGTCGATGGCCTCATCGTCATGGAACCGCTCTTGGGCACCAAGGCGTTGTCGTCGCTCACGCGCTTTCGCATGCCAGTGGTGGTACTCAACTTCCCGTGGAATGGCGGGTTGGTGCAAAGCATCCTGGTCGATAACCAGCGCGGGGCGTACCTGGCGACCAAGCACCTGCTGGACCATGGCTACCAACCCCTGGCGATGATTCGTGGCCCGGCCGGCAACTTTGATGCAGAAAAGCGCGAGCAGGGATACCGCGAA
This window contains:
- the hisF gene encoding imidazole glycerol phosphate synthase subunit HisF codes for the protein MLTVRIIPCLDVEDGQVVKGIKFKQLRRAGDPLELAMMYEEQGADEIILLDVAASYQSRRTMVNVVERVSDSVFVPLTVGGGIRTITDMRDILNAGGDKVAICTSALERPELINEGAARFGSQCIVVSIDAKRVGRGWHAFAKGGRVDTGIDALAWAQEAERRGAGEILLNSIDRDGTRLGYDVQLTRQVADAVSIPVIASGGAGSLEQVYEAVAEGHADAVLVASLLHYQEFTIADIKQYLKARGVPIR
- the hisI gene encoding phosphoribosyl-AMP cyclohydrolase is translated as MIIPSIDLSDGKAVQLRQGREKALERDDPIALAREFDRYGEVAVIDLDAAFGTGDNEPLVRQLCAVADCRVGGGVRSVEKAVRTIGAGAGKVIVGTRAFTSTGVDEAFLRELAHAVGREKVIVAIDAYKGEVVTKGWRHRTGLSVVEVIEPLQAYAGELLFTCVEHEGLMQGTDFDLIREVVGRAHIPVTVAGGIASPDEVARISTLNAHVQLGMAIYTGTMSLPVAFSAAVNWSSGLVPTIACDQSGQVLMLAYSSRESLERTFATGNACYFSRSRQEIWMKGESSGNVQRLLRARMDCDRDALLFTVAQHAVACHTGNYSCFGGRRFSLEELQEVVLSRLANPMPGSYTAGLSDAEVRAKLLEEVGEVVDAETRDEIVWEAADVLYFLTVLLAREKVSLEEVFRELRRRRFSGRRPAKRDKGN
- the hisD gene encoding histidinol dehydrogenase, translated to MRIVHAEQLGESFYQRPCGPVQDVRPLLEEVRLHGDTAVRALTLRYDGVQLESFRVEKEEIRRAFSQVPEGLVEAIRRCIERLRLFCERQLADYQNFDIEVEPGLFVGQRVVPIERVGVYAPGGRFPLISSVYMGVVPARVAGVREVVVCSPPTYRGSVHPALLVAADLAGADEVYRIGGVQAIAALAYGTESVRAVHKIVGPGNAFVTAAKREVYGQVGIDFVAGPSEVLIIADEEADAEIVAADLLAQAEHDPDASPVLVTTSARLAERVRTEVAHQVASLTTAAVAKAAVERNGLIVLARSPEEAIAIANRRAPEHLELQVRDVEPYVAGLRNFGSLFVGAGAAEALGDYSSGLNHVLPTNGAARYTGGLGVRDFVKVQTVLKVEGNPPSGPIEDGVQLAQAEGLEAHARSLQVRGR
- a CDS encoding LacI family DNA-binding transcriptional regulator; translation: MSNRPTIRTVAARAGVSPATVSRVLNDSAPVSDETRERVLRAARELDFTPNLIARALTVKKTFLLGVILPDLSGEFFTELLQGIDEIAYSKGYHIIVSCSHSHRNEIHTLAKLMSEGRVDGLIVMEPLLGTKALSSLTRFRMPVVVLNFPWNGGLVQSILVDNQRGAYLATKHLLDHGYQPLAMIRGPAGNFDAEKREQGYREALRERGLDPDAENGAYLVRGDFDRHSGYLAMSMLLGLAKRPRAVFAANDEMAIGAYGAIRDHGLSVPDDVAIAGFDDIDVASCIRPPRTPVHVPLTELGSKAAEHLIRAIENKDETQLTANTVLPTGLVIRESCGCIGHRSEQG